The Psychrosphaera ytuae genome includes a region encoding these proteins:
- the nagA gene encoding N-acetylglucosamine-6-phosphate deacetylase, with protein sequence MITTYWAPRFFDGESILHNVLFCLDDQKVVTLEAGKALTSIKLPPSDVQILEGIVSPAFIDLQINGGGGVLFNNTPTPEGLNKISLAHQQYGTYYYLPTVITDDVAIMEQAADAVANQIKSSDPQILGIHFEGPHISQPKKGVHPAQHVRGFSERERAIYQRMDLGIKKITVAPESVSPDDLAFLRQNHWHVAIGHTNSTAKQIKPLLDQGASGFTHLFNAMSQITGREPGAVGVALSRKDAFAGIILDGHHVDYDNARLAWTIKNENKKTHDQRLFLVSDAMATVGSNDARFNLFGTDIKVFEGKLTTEDGTLAGAHLTLLESVKNAVLELDININDALKMATTIPANFIHSELALPVRIGDQRQLIHLDDKRWQATLLS encoded by the coding sequence ATGATAACGACGTATTGGGCCCCTCGCTTTTTTGATGGTGAATCTATCCTCCATAACGTGTTGTTCTGCCTTGATGACCAGAAAGTCGTTACTCTTGAAGCCGGTAAGGCACTGACTTCGATAAAGCTCCCCCCTTCTGATGTACAAATATTGGAAGGTATTGTCTCTCCAGCCTTTATTGACCTACAAATAAATGGCGGTGGTGGTGTATTGTTCAATAACACGCCAACACCGGAAGGACTAAATAAAATCAGCTTGGCTCATCAGCAATATGGTACGTACTATTACTTACCAACCGTCATTACTGATGACGTAGCGATCATGGAGCAGGCGGCCGACGCAGTTGCAAACCAGATAAAAAGCAGTGATCCTCAAATTCTTGGGATCCACTTTGAAGGGCCACATATTAGCCAACCTAAAAAAGGGGTTCACCCTGCACAGCATGTAAGGGGCTTTTCGGAGCGAGAGCGGGCTATTTATCAACGCATGGATTTAGGCATCAAAAAAATCACTGTCGCACCCGAATCAGTGTCTCCTGACGATTTGGCTTTTTTGAGACAAAATCATTGGCACGTTGCAATAGGTCATACAAACAGTACTGCAAAACAGATTAAACCCTTGTTAGATCAAGGTGCATCTGGGTTTACGCATTTATTTAATGCAATGTCACAAATAACCGGCCGAGAACCAGGAGCGGTGGGGGTGGCATTATCGAGAAAAGACGCGTTCGCCGGAATAATCTTAGATGGCCATCATGTCGACTACGACAATGCTCGATTGGCTTGGACCATTAAAAATGAAAACAAAAAGACCCATGACCAACGACTTTTCCTGGTGTCGGACGCAATGGCGACGGTAGGAAGTAACGACGCTAGGTTTAACTTATTTGGCACAGACATCAAAGTGTTTGAAGGAAAGTTAACGACTGAAGATGGAACCTTAGCAGGAGCCCATTTAACCTTGTTAGAATCGGTTAAAAATGCGGTGCTCGAACTGGACATTAATATTAACGATGCGCTAAAAATGGCAACCACAATACCAGCTAACTTTATTCATAGTGAATTGGCATTACCTGTGAGAATAGGGGATCAACGCCAGCTTATCCATTTAGATGATAAACGGTGGCAAGCAACCTTATTGAGTTAG
- a CDS encoding HAD-IIB family hydrolase: MSDVPAFVVFTDLDGTLLDHFDYNFEAAKPTLLQLQHASIPVIPNTSKTFAELKVITEQIGLNTPFIVENGAAVYIPRDYFPQVPQGCVQIDEFWCKSFTIARDEILDFLNQLPSSLCDAFIGFSQMSSDQIALETGLSKQDALLASKKQFSEPIKWLGNERQKQQLAIYLSDRGANMLEGGRFFHISGQTNKGHAMQWLTNEFRLQFGVEHSIKGGLMTIALGDSYNDIDMLEVADVAVQIRSHKHAYPRLKRTESLIQTSQMGPEGWAEGINQIIKEFHK; encoded by the coding sequence ATGAGCGATGTCCCAGCTTTTGTTGTTTTTACTGACCTAGATGGCACCCTGCTAGACCACTTTGACTACAACTTTGAAGCCGCCAAGCCGACCTTATTACAACTTCAGCACGCCAGTATTCCCGTAATTCCAAATACGAGTAAAACTTTTGCCGAGCTTAAAGTGATCACTGAACAAATCGGCCTTAACACGCCTTTTATTGTCGAAAATGGGGCTGCGGTTTATATACCTCGGGATTATTTTCCCCAAGTACCGCAGGGGTGTGTGCAAATAGATGAGTTTTGGTGTAAATCGTTTACGATTGCAAGAGACGAAATTTTAGATTTCTTAAATCAGCTTCCCTCGAGTTTATGTGATGCATTTATTGGTTTTTCACAAATGAGCTCAGATCAAATCGCATTAGAAACCGGCCTGTCTAAACAAGACGCTTTGTTAGCGTCCAAAAAACAATTCAGCGAGCCCATTAAGTGGCTAGGTAACGAGCGTCAAAAGCAACAGTTGGCGATTTATTTGTCCGACCGTGGTGCAAATATGTTGGAAGGGGGACGTTTTTTTCACATTAGCGGGCAAACCAATAAAGGCCATGCAATGCAATGGCTTACAAATGAATTCAGATTACAGTTTGGTGTAGAGCACTCAATTAAAGGTGGACTAATGACCATCGCCTTAGGAGATAGCTACAACGATATCGACATGTTGGAAGTTGCTGATGTTGCTGTTCAAATCCGCTCTCACAAACACGCATATCCTAGGCTCAAACGCACAGAGTCATTAATTCAAACATCGCAAATGGGGCCTGAGGGCTGGGCTGAAGGCATTAATCAAATAATTAAAGAGTTTCATAAATAG
- a CDS encoding LysE family translocator, whose product MTFEMITALMVFALVSSITPGPNNLMLMSSGATFGIKRTLPHLMGVALGFSFMLLMVGVGVVQLFNMWPSSYLILKVFSVIYLLYLAYKIANSSKASEHDASGTPMTFMQAVLFQWVNPKAWTMALTAVSVYAPDKAILTIVYVSFIFFLMNLPSVSLWAMMGHKLRRLLEEPKTLLLFNRIMALLLVISLIPVLIPV is encoded by the coding sequence ATGACCTTTGAAATGATAACCGCACTTATGGTGTTCGCTTTGGTGTCGTCAATAACACCAGGACCCAATAATTTGATGTTGATGAGCTCAGGTGCAACTTTTGGTATTAAACGCACACTTCCTCATTTGATGGGCGTAGCGCTCGGTTTTAGTTTTATGTTGTTGATGGTAGGAGTTGGTGTCGTTCAGTTATTTAATATGTGGCCGTCAAGCTATCTGATCCTCAAAGTATTTAGTGTTATTTACCTGTTATATTTGGCTTACAAAATAGCCAATAGTAGTAAAGCTTCAGAGCATGACGCATCAGGAACACCGATGACCTTCATGCAAGCCGTGCTGTTTCAGTGGGTTAACCCAAAAGCTTGGACGATGGCTTTAACTGCAGTGAGTGTGTATGCTCCTGACAAGGCGATTTTAACTATTGTTTACGTGTCATTTATTTTCTTCTTAATGAATCTACCTTCTGTCAGTCTTTGGGCCATGATGGGTCATAAATTGCGTCGTTTATTGGAAGAGCCCAAAACATTATTGTTATTTAACCGCATAATGGCGTTATTATTAGTCATCTCTTTGATTCCGGTATTAATTCCCGTTTAA
- a CDS encoding diguanylate cyclase domain-containing protein — protein sequence MRESAFNFMQGVFTTVLSHSLDLFAYIDKESKYQYISQSYADFYGLNGRELIGCTPQQVFDTHTFEDIIQPNIEKCMSNGKPVHFKSWIQAKNSIHLSYLYISYLPHVSADTKEVVGIIVIAKDVTEFKRAEGLLSRSANTDALTNIPNRLFLNKHLQDLCFADDEEQTSFALLFCDLDGFKKVNDVHGHAVGDKVLNLVAARLKQQIRGDDIIARYGGDEFVILIADNGDDRVVEAVKDKVSHAITQPFSLSGNVIEIGVSIGTARFPDDGVDPDSLLSLADREMYNSKNSPR from the coding sequence ATGAGGGAAAGTGCATTCAATTTTATGCAAGGCGTCTTTACGACTGTGTTAAGTCATAGTCTTGACCTATTTGCGTATATTGATAAAGAGTCTAAGTACCAATACATTAGCCAAAGTTACGCTGACTTTTACGGTTTAAACGGCCGTGAACTCATAGGTTGCACTCCACAACAAGTGTTTGATACCCATACCTTCGAAGATATTATCCAACCCAACATCGAAAAATGCATGAGCAACGGCAAACCTGTGCATTTTAAATCTTGGATCCAGGCTAAAAATAGCATACACCTCAGTTATTTATACATTAGCTACTTACCTCATGTCAGCGCTGACACAAAAGAAGTCGTTGGTATTATTGTCATCGCAAAGGATGTGACTGAGTTTAAACGAGCCGAGGGCTTGTTATCTCGTTCAGCTAATACTGATGCATTGACAAATATCCCCAATCGTCTATTTCTCAATAAACATCTCCAGGATTTATGTTTTGCGGATGATGAAGAACAAACCTCATTTGCACTGCTGTTTTGTGATTTAGATGGGTTTAAAAAAGTCAATGATGTCCATGGTCATGCTGTCGGTGACAAAGTACTCAACTTAGTTGCGGCTCGATTAAAGCAACAGATTCGCGGAGATGATATTATCGCTCGGTACGGTGGTGACGAATTTGTAATTTTAATTGCAGACAACGGTGACGACCGTGTTGTAGAAGCTGTAAAAGATAAAGTATCACACGCAATTACGCAGCCTTTTAGCCTCTCTGGAAATGTCATAGAGATAGGCGTGAGCATTGGTACGGCAAGATTTCCTGATGACGGAGTCGATCCTGATTCGCTGCTTAGCCTTGCTGATCGAGAAATGTACAACAGTAAAAATTCTCCCCGATAG
- a CDS encoding sensor domain-containing diguanylate cyclase, giving the protein MKLKINHEQLLDGLSVGIIAFNVDAEITYANGKAIAWLGLVCEVDSRRLVQPTWQIVDKFGEPLPFEKYPGYLAAHSDEPIENYEIGVFNHLENCLYWFLCDAYKSPTERKGTYHYVVTFTNITAQKELIPFKEVVEHANDAVIVSDAIDLKGSGPSIVYVNKEFTRLTGYSYEEAIGRTTDIVQGEKTSPVAKKHIIECLSQGKPVREEIINYTKSGQPYWIDVNIVPLKNDSGVVTHYAAIERDITKIKDKAFNLEKLAKTDALTEVLNRRGLNQDGERFINLARHNEKSFVVAVMDIDRFKNVNDTHGHDVGDVVLKSLADILVDNIRTRDLVSRMGGEEFVILLEGDSLPLMIQKIENLRQLIEKHVTIIKDDLSIQVTCSFGIAVAEEGVDLLRHYLKLADVALYQSKNSGRNKISVANYDHP; this is encoded by the coding sequence ATGAAGTTAAAAATCAACCATGAGCAACTACTAGATGGCCTAAGTGTCGGTATCATAGCATTTAATGTTGATGCCGAAATCACTTATGCTAACGGAAAAGCAATAGCATGGCTCGGGTTGGTTTGTGAAGTAGATTCACGGCGCTTGGTACAACCGACATGGCAAATCGTCGATAAATTTGGTGAGCCCCTTCCATTTGAAAAATACCCGGGCTATTTAGCCGCGCACTCTGATGAGCCCATCGAAAATTATGAAATTGGCGTTTTTAATCATTTGGAAAATTGCCTGTACTGGTTTTTGTGTGATGCGTATAAATCTCCTACCGAACGAAAAGGCACTTATCACTACGTCGTGACGTTTACTAATATCACTGCACAAAAAGAACTCATTCCGTTTAAAGAAGTAGTAGAACATGCCAATGACGCCGTGATTGTCAGTGATGCCATTGACCTTAAAGGAAGCGGACCTTCAATTGTTTATGTAAATAAAGAGTTTACGCGATTGACTGGTTATTCATATGAAGAGGCGATTGGTCGCACAACCGACATAGTTCAGGGTGAAAAGACAAGCCCAGTCGCCAAAAAGCACATTATTGAGTGCTTGAGTCAAGGTAAGCCAGTTCGGGAAGAAATCATCAATTATACAAAATCAGGCCAACCGTATTGGATTGACGTTAATATCGTACCATTAAAAAACGACTCAGGCGTCGTCACTCACTACGCTGCAATAGAGCGTGACATCACTAAAATAAAAGACAAAGCGTTTAACTTAGAGAAATTAGCTAAAACAGATGCTCTGACAGAAGTATTGAACAGACGTGGGTTAAATCAAGACGGTGAGCGTTTTATAAACTTGGCAAGACACAACGAAAAGTCGTTTGTTGTTGCTGTTATGGACATAGATCGATTTAAAAACGTAAACGACACTCACGGTCATGATGTAGGTGATGTCGTACTAAAATCCTTAGCCGATATTTTAGTTGATAATATCCGTACCAGAGACTTAGTGTCGCGAATGGGTGGCGAAGAGTTTGTCATCTTGCTTGAAGGGGATAGTCTACCTCTGATGATTCAAAAAATAGAAAACCTTCGACAGTTAATTGAAAAACATGTGACCATCATCAAGGATGACTTGTCTATTCAGGTCACTTGTAGCTTCGGCATTGCCGTTGCTGAGGAAGGAGTGGATTTATTAAGGCACTACCTCAAATTAGCTGATGTTGCTTTGTATCAATCAAAAAACAGCGGACGTAATAAAATATCTGTCGCTAACTACGATCATCCTTAG
- a CDS encoding Lrp/AsnC family transcriptional regulator, whose amino-acid sequence MDKINERILQHLKRDGRITNAELAESVGLSPSACLRRVQELEKSGIIKGYRAVLAPEKLGIQFIAYVTVGLSSHTKQAQAAFEQAIAGTPEVLECHNVTGSFEYLLRVETASLTSYKQFHTDVLGDIPEVNTITTLVVMDSPKDDRS is encoded by the coding sequence ATGGATAAGATAAACGAAAGAATATTGCAACACTTAAAAAGAGATGGTCGAATTACCAATGCTGAGCTCGCAGAGTCAGTCGGGCTTAGCCCATCTGCTTGTTTAAGGCGAGTACAAGAACTCGAAAAGTCAGGGATAATAAAAGGCTATCGGGCTGTTCTGGCGCCTGAAAAATTAGGGATTCAGTTTATCGCCTATGTCACTGTTGGTCTCTCGTCACATACTAAACAAGCACAGGCAGCATTTGAACAAGCCATTGCTGGCACGCCTGAGGTATTGGAATGCCATAATGTAACCGGTTCGTTTGAGTACTTACTGAGGGTAGAAACGGCGAGTTTAACCAGCTACAAACAGTTTCACACTGATGTATTAGGAGACATTCCTGAGGTCAATACTATAACAACCCTCGTCGTTATGGACTCACCTAAGGATGATCGTAGTTAG
- the typA gene encoding translational GTPase TypA, with protein MSQPNDRKGLRNVAIIAHVDHGKTTLVDKLLAQSGTLDSRTDLDERVMDSNDIEKERGITILAKNTAIDWNGYRVNIVDTPGHADFGGEVERVMSMVDSVLLIVDAQEGPMPQTRFVTQKAFAQGLKPIVVINKIDKPGARPDWVMDQVFDLFDNLGATDEQLDFQVVYASALNGWASHEEDVTGTDMTPLFETIIDQVPAPEVDADGAFQMQVSQLDYSSYLGVIGVGRIMRGTVKPGQQVTVQTAAGKIHNGKVGKVFGYLGLERYEADSATAGDIIAITGLGELKISDTICCPTEVEPLPPLSVDEPTVTMTFQVNTSPFAGQEGKYVTSRNILERLQNELVHNVALRVEETEDPDKFRVSGRGELHLGILIENMRREGYELAVSRPEVIMREIDGEIQEPYETVTIDVEEAHQGSIMENMGLRKAELTDMAPDGKGRIRMDFIMPSRGLIGFQTEFMTLTSGSGLLYHTFMEYGPHKGGEIGARKNGVLIANATGKALTNALFNLQERGRMMIGHGTEVYEGMIIGIHSRDNDLTVNALKGKQLTNVRASGTDDAQVLTPPIIMTLEQALEFIDDDELVEITPENIRIRKKHLTEAERKRASRAKG; from the coding sequence ATGAGCCAGCCAAACGACCGTAAGGGCCTAAGAAACGTAGCGATCATTGCGCACGTTGACCACGGTAAAACAACGCTAGTTGACAAACTTCTAGCACAATCAGGTACGCTAGATTCTCGTACTGATTTAGATGAGCGAGTCATGGACTCGAATGACATCGAAAAAGAGCGTGGTATTACCATTCTTGCTAAAAACACGGCTATCGACTGGAACGGCTACCGTGTAAACATCGTAGATACTCCGGGACACGCCGACTTCGGTGGTGAAGTAGAACGTGTTATGTCAATGGTTGACTCTGTATTGCTAATCGTAGATGCGCAAGAAGGTCCGATGCCACAGACGCGTTTCGTTACTCAAAAAGCATTCGCTCAAGGCCTTAAGCCAATCGTTGTTATCAACAAAATTGACAAGCCAGGCGCACGTCCTGACTGGGTAATGGACCAAGTTTTTGACTTGTTCGACAACTTAGGTGCAACTGACGAACAGTTGGACTTCCAAGTTGTTTATGCCTCTGCACTTAACGGTTGGGCTTCTCATGAAGAAGACGTGACTGGTACAGACATGACGCCATTGTTCGAAACTATCATCGACCAAGTTCCAGCGCCAGAAGTGGATGCCGACGGTGCATTCCAAATGCAGGTTTCTCAGCTTGATTACAGCTCTTACTTAGGTGTTATCGGTGTTGGCCGTATCATGCGTGGCACTGTTAAACCGGGTCAACAAGTAACTGTTCAAACGGCTGCGGGCAAAATCCACAACGGTAAAGTTGGTAAAGTATTTGGTTACTTAGGTCTAGAGCGTTACGAAGCAGATTCAGCGACAGCAGGTGACATCATCGCTATCACAGGTCTTGGTGAACTTAAGATCTCTGACACTATCTGTTGTCCGACAGAAGTTGAGCCTCTACCGCCACTATCGGTTGATGAGCCAACAGTTACAATGACATTCCAGGTAAACACTTCGCCATTTGCTGGTCAAGAAGGTAAGTACGTTACTTCTCGTAACATCCTTGAACGTCTACAAAACGAATTGGTACACAACGTAGCACTACGCGTTGAAGAAACTGAAGATCCGGACAAGTTCCGCGTTTCAGGTCGTGGTGAATTACACTTAGGTATCTTAATCGAGAACATGCGTCGTGAAGGTTACGAATTAGCGGTATCTCGCCCTGAAGTAATCATGCGTGAAATCGACGGTGAAATTCAAGAACCGTACGAAACAGTAACCATCGACGTTGAAGAAGCACACCAAGGTTCTATCATGGAAAACATGGGCCTTCGTAAAGCTGAACTAACTGACATGGCACCAGATGGTAAAGGTCGTATCCGTATGGACTTCATCATGCCAAGCCGTGGTTTAATTGGTTTCCAAACTGAATTCATGACATTGACTTCTGGTTCTGGTCTTCTTTACCACACATTTATGGAATACGGTCCGCACAAAGGTGGTGAGATCGGTGCTCGTAAGAACGGTGTATTGATTGCAAACGCAACAGGTAAGGCACTAACTAACGCACTATTTAACCTTCAAGAACGCGGTCGTATGATGATCGGTCACGGTACTGAAGTATACGAAGGTATGATCATCGGTATTCACAGCCGTGACAACGACCTTACGGTTAATGCGCTTAAAGGTAAGCAGTTAACGAACGTTCGTGCATCTGGTACTGATGACGCACAGGTTCTTACTCCACCAATTATCATGACGCTTGAACAAGCACTTGAGTTCATCGACGATGACGAATTGGTAGAAATCACACCTGAAAACATCCGTATTCGTAAAAAGCACTTAACTGAAGCTGAGCGTAAGCGTGCTTCTCGTGCTAAAGGCTAA
- a CDS encoding chemotaxis protein CheX: protein MNVEFINPFLSSLMNVLETMAMTKLEPGKPSLKKEETSRGDVSGIIGMAGPQTKGSLSVTFQESLALSIMEKMLGERPDKINDEVTDMVGEITNMVTGGAKNILGDKGYEFDMATPTIVSGKDHTISHQCEGATLIIPFTSESGNAYIEVSFDVLAK, encoded by the coding sequence ATGAACGTAGAATTTATTAATCCGTTTTTGAGTTCACTGATGAACGTGCTTGAGACCATGGCGATGACAAAACTGGAACCAGGAAAGCCAAGTCTTAAAAAAGAAGAGACTTCTAGAGGCGACGTTTCTGGCATTATTGGCATGGCAGGACCTCAAACAAAGGGCTCTTTATCCGTTACATTTCAAGAATCTTTAGCACTGTCAATCATGGAAAAAATGCTGGGTGAACGTCCAGACAAAATCAATGATGAAGTCACTGACATGGTAGGCGAGATTACCAATATGGTTACCGGTGGCGCTAAAAATATTTTAGGTGATAAGGGCTACGAGTTTGATATGGCCACCCCGACCATAGTGTCAGGTAAAGACCATACCATCAGCCATCAGTGTGAAGGCGCAACACTTATCATTCCTTTCACGTCCGAATCGGGCAACGCTTACATAGAAGTATCGTTTGACGTTTTGGCTAAGTAG
- a CDS encoding glycosyltransferase family protein, whose protein sequence is MADFYQNGVVTTMHNLTQRSTEDLEKELISFAKSRPLGLILPSLYSELQGPALSKIVRNLTNVPYLNQIVIGLDRANLQEYQHALSFFDELPQHHRILWNDGPRLQALHKKLDKLGLAPTELGKGRNVWYCMGYVLATERAEAVALHDCDITTYDRQLLARLIYPVANPLLHFEFSKGFYARVANDKLNGRVTRLLVTPLLKALQKVLGYNEYLEYMDSFRYSLSGEFSFRRDVLNDLRIPSDWGLEIGVLSEMHRNYGANRICQVDIADNYDHKHQDVSFESTEAGLSKMSIDITKALFRKLATQGHVINAENLRTIKATYFRIALDYIETYRSDALINGLSLDIHLEEQSVEMFAKNIMEAGELFNANPMQTPFIPSWSRVVSAMPSVLSELKQAVEEDYQEFSGHLKKPTLATA, encoded by the coding sequence ATGGCAGACTTTTATCAAAACGGTGTGGTCACCACGATGCATAACTTAACCCAACGCAGCACGGAGGACTTGGAAAAGGAGTTGATTTCGTTTGCGAAGTCTCGGCCGCTTGGTTTGATTTTACCGAGTTTGTATTCTGAGCTTCAAGGACCTGCATTGAGTAAGATAGTCCGAAACTTGACTAATGTTCCGTATTTAAATCAGATTGTTATCGGTCTCGACAGAGCCAACCTACAAGAATACCAACACGCTTTGTCATTTTTTGACGAATTACCACAACATCACCGTATATTGTGGAATGATGGGCCGAGACTACAAGCACTGCACAAAAAGTTAGACAAATTGGGTCTGGCTCCCACTGAATTAGGAAAAGGTCGTAACGTTTGGTATTGCATGGGCTATGTGTTAGCAACTGAGCGGGCGGAAGCTGTCGCACTTCACGATTGTGATATTACGACGTACGACCGTCAGTTATTGGCACGCTTGATTTACCCAGTGGCCAACCCTTTACTGCACTTTGAGTTTAGTAAGGGGTTTTATGCACGAGTCGCGAACGACAAGTTAAATGGCCGAGTTACCCGCCTGTTAGTCACTCCCTTGTTAAAAGCATTGCAAAAAGTATTGGGTTACAACGAGTATTTAGAGTACATGGATAGCTTTAGGTATTCGTTATCGGGTGAGTTTTCGTTTCGACGTGATGTCCTAAATGACCTGCGTATACCAAGTGATTGGGGACTAGAGATAGGTGTACTGTCCGAAATGCATCGCAATTATGGTGCTAACCGCATTTGTCAGGTCGATATCGCCGATAATTACGACCACAAACACCAAGACGTGTCTTTTGAAAGCACCGAGGCGGGTTTATCTAAGATGTCCATCGACATCACCAAAGCGCTCTTTAGAAAGTTAGCTACACAAGGGCACGTAATTAATGCCGAAAATCTCCGTACCATCAAAGCAACCTATTTTAGGATCGCCCTAGACTATATCGAAACCTACCGCAGTGATGCGTTAATTAATGGCTTGAGTTTGGATATTCACCTAGAGGAACAATCGGTCGAAATGTTTGCCAAAAACATCATGGAAGCAGGCGAACTATTTAATGCCAACCCGATGCAAACACCGTTTATTCCATCTTGGAGTCGAGTTGTTAGCGCCATGCCGTCTGTACTCAGTGAATTAAAACAAGCGGTTGAAGAGGACTATCAAGAGTTTAGCGGCCATTTAAAAAAGCCAACATTGGCGACGGCATAG
- a CDS encoding kinase, protein MEDQLIQRFIEENKLPQSFYNVALKWFIPIAEQLHKHKNEAHTPFFVGFNGCQGSGKSTLCAFIEYYLARVYKVNSVTLSLDDFYLSRQQRQALASEVHQLFITRGVPGTHDMASLTSVLHKLKNRELGFAIPRFNKATDNPHPIEAWGFIDKPVELVLIEGWCWGTRPQSPFQLSEPVNSLEEKEDGKGVWRQYSDRVLEQAFLPLYNLMDFWIMLKAPSFDCVFEWRLEQEQRLRAVASKNASGLMTANQLRRFVSHYQRLTEHTLNSHRNFDLVIELAPDRSINQVVSRPISGVK, encoded by the coding sequence ATGGAAGACCAACTAATACAAAGGTTTATTGAGGAAAATAAGTTACCTCAGTCATTTTATAATGTTGCACTAAAGTGGTTCATTCCAATCGCTGAACAACTTCATAAGCACAAAAATGAAGCACATACTCCTTTTTTTGTCGGCTTTAACGGATGTCAGGGGTCGGGAAAATCAACGCTTTGTGCATTTATCGAATATTACCTTGCTCGAGTTTATAAAGTTAATTCAGTCACCTTATCCTTAGATGATTTTTATTTATCTCGTCAACAACGACAGGCATTAGCGTCTGAAGTGCACCAGTTGTTTATTACCAGGGGCGTTCCGGGTACACATGATATGGCATCGCTGACTTCAGTGTTGCATAAGTTAAAGAATCGAGAACTTGGCTTTGCTATTCCAAGATTTAATAAAGCGACAGATAACCCACATCCCATCGAGGCTTGGGGCTTCATTGATAAGCCCGTTGAATTGGTTTTAATAGAAGGTTGGTGCTGGGGCACTCGTCCGCAATCGCCTTTTCAGCTAAGTGAGCCCGTTAACAGTCTAGAAGAAAAAGAGGATGGCAAAGGAGTTTGGCGCCAGTATTCGGACCGAGTTCTCGAACAAGCTTTTTTGCCTTTGTACAACTTAATGGACTTTTGGATCATGCTCAAGGCGCCGAGCTTTGATTGTGTTTTTGAATGGCGGTTAGAGCAGGAGCAGAGGCTTAGAGCTGTTGCTTCTAAAAATGCATCTGGATTGATGACTGCTAACCAACTGCGCCGATTTGTTTCACATTATCAAAGGCTCACTGAACACACACTTAATAGTCATCGCAATTTTGATTTAGTAATAGAGCTAGCTCCTGATCGCAGTATCAACCAGGTCGTTTCACGCCCAATATCAGGAGTAAAGTAA